A genomic stretch from Candidatus Methylomirabilota bacterium includes:
- the pheT gene encoding phenylalanine--tRNA ligase subunit beta, with protein sequence MKISYRWLLEFVETDLTPAQIADRLVNAGIDVASVSPLVEGLSGVVVGEIEAIERDLGVTAAGHHIRLCRVAVPGKTFSVICGAPNAAPGLRTAFAPPGATLPGGRAVKAAKIRGTVSEGLLCSERELGIGDDEDGILELAPDAPLGAALIQYLGLDDTILEIEITPNRPDALSIVGIAREVAALTGAPFRFHQVAVREGETEAASRAAVEILDPDLCPRYAARVVTGLTVKASPPWLAQRLRAVGLRPINNLVDVTNYVLWEMGQPLHAFDYDTIAQHKIVVRRARPGERLRTLDGQERALSADMLMICDPERPVAVGGVMGGGATEVTPSTTTVLLEAAYFNPGSVRRTSRALGLHTDAAYRFERGADIEGLREALDRATQLMADLGGGTVAKGVVDVYPSPRPRPRISLRRARIERLIGTCPPQEEIVRILQALGFAVDDSGLALEVVVPSFRRDIDQEDDLVEEVIRVWGYDKIPSTLPRGGQLRPVSHPPELRITRAVTRALTDAGLSQAITYAFVDPGRLKAMGWDAPEVLITLQNPISIERSVLRPSLAPGLLEVVALNASHQIPDVRAFEIGHIFAPHREEDGDRPAHEELWLGVVMTGQRAPRLWHASRERADVYDIKGAAELVLHAAGAKPVEVASYEPGQGPRYLEQGRGAALMAGGREVGRLGEVALSVREAFDLPAPVFLAELSLTALLALPREAIQYQPLPRFPAVQRDLALVVPSEVLAGEIEAAIRGMKLPLLRQLTLFDVYEGEQIGAGRRSLAWSLTYQAPDRTLTDREVNDVHARIVAEIGRRFRAEVRGA encoded by the coding sequence CAGATCGCCGACCGGCTGGTCAATGCCGGCATCGACGTCGCCTCCGTGTCCCCGCTCGTGGAGGGGCTCTCCGGCGTGGTGGTGGGCGAGATCGAGGCGATCGAGCGCGACCTCGGCGTCACCGCGGCCGGCCACCACATCCGCCTCTGCCGGGTCGCGGTGCCGGGCAAGACGTTCTCGGTGATCTGCGGCGCGCCGAATGCCGCGCCCGGCCTTCGCACGGCGTTCGCGCCGCCCGGGGCGACGCTTCCGGGCGGCCGTGCCGTCAAGGCGGCCAAGATCCGGGGCACGGTCTCCGAGGGTCTGCTCTGCTCCGAGCGAGAGCTCGGCATCGGCGACGACGAAGACGGCATTCTCGAGCTGGCCCCTGATGCCCCGCTCGGGGCCGCCCTCATCCAGTATCTCGGCCTCGACGACACCATCCTCGAGATCGAGATCACCCCGAACCGCCCCGACGCGCTGTCGATCGTGGGCATCGCGCGAGAAGTGGCGGCCTTGACGGGCGCGCCGTTCCGCTTTCACCAGGTCGCGGTGCGGGAAGGGGAGACCGAGGCGGCCTCGCGGGCCGCCGTGGAGATCCTCGACCCCGACCTCTGCCCGCGCTATGCCGCGCGCGTCGTCACCGGGCTCACCGTCAAGGCCTCGCCGCCCTGGCTGGCCCAGCGCCTCCGGGCGGTGGGCTTGCGTCCCATCAACAACCTCGTGGACGTGACCAACTATGTCCTCTGGGAGATGGGGCAGCCCCTCCACGCCTTCGACTACGACACCATCGCCCAGCACAAGATCGTGGTGCGGCGCGCGCGCCCCGGAGAGCGGCTGCGCACGCTCGACGGCCAGGAGCGAGCGCTCTCTGCCGACATGCTCATGATCTGCGACCCCGAGCGGCCCGTAGCGGTGGGCGGCGTCATGGGCGGGGGCGCCACGGAAGTGACGCCGAGCACGACCACGGTGCTGCTCGAGGCCGCCTACTTCAATCCCGGCTCCGTCCGCCGGACCTCGCGCGCCCTGGGACTTCACACCGATGCCGCCTATCGCTTCGAGCGCGGCGCGGACATCGAGGGCCTCCGCGAGGCCCTCGACCGCGCCACCCAGCTCATGGCCGATCTCGGCGGCGGCACCGTGGCCAAGGGTGTGGTGGATGTCTATCCGAGCCCCCGGCCCCGCCCGCGCATCAGTCTTCGCCGCGCGCGCATCGAGCGGCTCATCGGCACCTGCCCGCCCCAGGAGGAGATCGTCCGCATCCTCCAGGCCCTGGGCTTCGCGGTGGACGATTCGGGCCTGGCCCTCGAGGTGGTGGTGCCGAGCTTCCGTCGCGATATCGATCAGGAAGATGACCTGGTCGAGGAAGTCATCCGCGTCTGGGGCTATGACAAGATCCCCTCCACGCTGCCCCGGGGCGGTCAGCTCCGGCCCGTCTCCCACCCGCCCGAGCTTCGAATCACCCGCGCCGTCACCCGGGCGCTCACCGACGCGGGGCTGTCGCAGGCCATCACCTACGCCTTCGTGGATCCGGGCCGGCTCAAGGCCATGGGCTGGGACGCTCCGGAGGTCCTGATCACGCTGCAGAACCCGATCTCCATCGAGCGGTCCGTGCTGCGGCCTTCCTTGGCCCCCGGGCTGCTCGAGGTCGTCGCCCTCAATGCCAGCCACCAGATCCCCGACGTGCGCGCCTTCGAGATCGGCCATATCTTCGCGCCCCACCGCGAGGAAGATGGCGATCGGCCCGCGCACGAAGAGCTCTGGCTCGGGGTGGTCATGACGGGGCAGCGCGCTCCGCGCCTATGGCATGCGTCGCGGGAGCGCGCGGACGTCTACGACATCAAGGGCGCCGCGGAGCTCGTCCTCCACGCGGCCGGGGCCAAGCCGGTCGAGGTGGCGTCGTATGAGCCGGGTCAGGGTCCGCGCTATCTCGAGCAGGGTCGGGGCGCGGCGCTGATGGCGGGCGGCCGCGAGGTCGGCCGGCTCGGCGAGGTCGCCCTCTCCGTCCGCGAGGCTTTCGACCTGCCCGCTCCGGTCTTCCTGGCCGAGCTTTCGTTGACGGCGCTCCTGGCCCTGCCCCGGGAGGCGATCCAGTATCAGCCGTTGCCGCGCTTTCCCGCCGTTCAGCGCGACCTCGCCCTCGTGGTGCCCAGCGAGGTGTTGGCCGGCGAGATCGAGGCGGCCATTCGCGGGATGAAGCTGCCGCTGCTCCGGCAGCTCACGCTCTTCGATGTCTACGAGGGCGAGCAGATCGGCGCCGGCCGGCGGAGTCTGGCCTGGAGCCTGACCTATCAAGCTCCGGACCGGACGCTCACCGACCGGGAGGTCAATGACGTTCACGCCAGGATCGTCGCCGAGATCGGCCGCCGTTTCCGGGCCGAGGTGAGAGGAGCTTGA
- a CDS encoding cell division protein ZapA, with amino-acid sequence MSEAHRVEVEILGQKYTIRSEADPKYVRDLAAYVEQRAKSTEGQVRGQDPVKALALAALYIADELFRAREELAGYEGDVPKRIGAMISVLEAIAPRQT; translated from the coding sequence ATGAGCGAGGCCCATCGGGTCGAGGTCGAGATTCTCGGACAGAAGTACACCATCCGCAGCGAGGCGGACCCGAAGTATGTCCGTGACCTGGCCGCCTATGTGGAGCAGCGTGCGAAGAGCACTGAGGGCCAGGTGCGGGGGCAGGACCCCGTCAAAGCCCTGGCCCTGGCCGCGCTCTACATCGCCGACGAGCTCTTTCGTGCCCGGGAGGAGCTGGCCGGCTACGAGGGCGATGTGCCCAAGCGCATCGGGGCCATGATCAGCGTCCTGGAGGCCATCGCACCGCGTCAGACCTAA